In Catenulispora sp. MAP5-51, a genomic segment contains:
- a CDS encoding sugar phosphate isomerase/epimerase family protein, translating into MTRPITLFTGQWADLPFEEVCRLASEWGYDGLEIACWGDHFEVDRALKEPGYVAGRKELLAKYGLQVHAISTHLVGQAVCDAIIDGRHQDILPVRIWGDGEAEGVRTRAAAELADTARAAAELGVRTVIGFTGSPIWHLLAMFPPVSADVVEAGYAEFARRFHPILDVFDSVGVRFAHEVHPSEIAYDYWSTVRALEAVDHRPAFGLNFDPSHFVWQDLDAPGFLYDFRERIYHVDCKDAVRRLNGRNGRLGSHLPWGDPRRGWDFVSTGHGDVPWEAVFRMLNAIGYEGPISVEWEDAGMDRLVGAPEALGFVRGLAAIEPPRASFDAAFSQGAAG; encoded by the coding sequence ATGACACGGCCCATCACCTTGTTCACCGGCCAGTGGGCCGACCTGCCTTTCGAAGAGGTCTGCCGGCTGGCCTCGGAGTGGGGCTACGACGGCTTGGAGATCGCCTGCTGGGGCGACCACTTCGAGGTGGACCGGGCGTTGAAGGAGCCCGGATATGTCGCCGGGCGCAAGGAGTTGCTGGCCAAGTACGGCCTCCAGGTCCACGCGATCTCCACGCACCTGGTCGGGCAGGCGGTGTGCGACGCGATCATCGACGGCCGGCATCAGGACATCCTCCCCGTCCGGATCTGGGGCGACGGCGAGGCCGAAGGCGTCCGGACGCGCGCCGCCGCCGAGCTGGCCGACACCGCTCGGGCCGCGGCCGAACTCGGGGTGCGCACCGTCATCGGGTTCACCGGGTCGCCGATCTGGCACCTGCTGGCGATGTTCCCGCCGGTCTCCGCCGACGTCGTCGAGGCCGGATACGCCGAGTTCGCGCGGCGCTTCCATCCGATCCTCGACGTGTTCGACTCGGTCGGGGTGCGGTTCGCGCACGAGGTGCATCCCAGCGAGATCGCCTACGACTACTGGTCGACGGTGCGCGCGCTGGAGGCGGTCGACCACCGGCCGGCGTTCGGGCTGAACTTCGACCCGAGCCACTTCGTGTGGCAGGACCTTGATGCTCCGGGGTTCCTGTACGACTTCCGGGAGCGGATCTACCACGTGGACTGCAAGGACGCGGTCCGGCGGCTGAACGGCCGCAACGGCCGGCTCGGGTCGCACCTGCCGTGGGGCGATCCGCGGCGCGGCTGGGACTTCGTGTCGACCGGGCACGGGGACGTGCCGTGGGAGGCTGTGTTCCGGATGCTCAACGCGATCGGCTACGAGGGGCCGATCAGCGTGGAGTGGGAGGACGCGGGGATGGACCGGCTGGTCGGGGCGCCCGAGGCGTTGGGGTTCGTGCGCGGGCTGGCCGCGATCGAGCCGCCGCGGGCCTCGTTCGACGCGGCGTTCAGTCAGGGGGCGGCGGGCTGA
- a CDS encoding Gfo/Idh/MocA family protein produces the protein MVSPTSSTPAALRIGLVGHGFMGRMHSLAWQAVGRAVDLPLEPELTAIAGRNAGSVERAARAWGWQSWTDDWRTLVERDDIDVVDITTPGALHAEIALAALAAGKHVLCEKPLANTLAEAREMAVAAEEAATRGVLSMVGFNYRRTPALALARDLVAQGRLGEIRHVRAVYLQDWINDPEFPLVWRLRKEEAGSGALGDLGAHLVDLAYFLTGRRLTGVSALTRTFVPERPLATAASGLSGAAGTERGPVTVDDAAVFFADCEGGAVATFEATRFAPGRKNAMRIEVNGSAGSVAFDFESMNELQFHDASLDAGQAGFTRVLATEPQHPYLDVWWPPGHGLGYDHTFVNQKRDLIEAIAGGKPPVPSFADGLYVQSVLSAVEDSARNKSAWTVVTQEAL, from the coding sequence GCCGCCCTGCGGATCGGCCTGGTCGGACACGGCTTCATGGGCCGGATGCACTCCCTGGCCTGGCAGGCCGTCGGACGCGCTGTCGACCTGCCGCTGGAGCCGGAGCTGACCGCGATCGCCGGCCGCAACGCCGGATCCGTCGAGCGCGCGGCGCGCGCCTGGGGCTGGCAGTCCTGGACCGACGACTGGCGCACGCTGGTCGAGCGGGACGACATCGACGTCGTCGACATCACCACGCCCGGCGCGCTGCACGCCGAGATCGCGCTGGCGGCGCTGGCCGCGGGCAAGCACGTGCTGTGCGAGAAACCGCTGGCCAACACCCTCGCCGAGGCGCGGGAGATGGCGGTGGCGGCCGAGGAGGCGGCGACGCGCGGAGTGCTGTCCATGGTCGGGTTCAACTACCGGCGCACTCCGGCGCTCGCGCTGGCGCGGGATCTGGTGGCCCAGGGCAGGCTCGGCGAGATCCGGCACGTGCGGGCCGTCTACTTGCAGGACTGGATCAACGATCCGGAGTTCCCGCTGGTGTGGCGGCTCCGTAAAGAGGAAGCGGGATCCGGGGCGCTCGGCGACCTCGGCGCGCACTTGGTGGACCTCGCCTATTTCCTGACCGGCCGTCGCCTGACCGGAGTGAGTGCCCTGACACGCACCTTCGTGCCGGAGCGGCCGCTGGCCACGGCCGCCTCGGGGCTCAGCGGCGCGGCCGGCACCGAGCGCGGCCCGGTCACCGTCGACGACGCGGCGGTGTTCTTCGCCGACTGCGAGGGCGGGGCGGTGGCCACGTTCGAGGCCACGCGCTTCGCGCCGGGCCGGAAGAACGCGATGCGGATCGAGGTGAACGGCTCGGCAGGCAGCGTGGCGTTCGACTTCGAGTCGATGAACGAGCTGCAGTTCCACGACGCCTCGCTGGATGCCGGGCAGGCGGGCTTCACCCGCGTCCTGGCCACGGAACCGCAGCACCCTTATTTGGACGTGTGGTGGCCGCCGGGCCACGGGCTGGGCTACGACCACACGTTCGTCAACCAGAAGCGCGACCTGATCGAGGCGATCGCCGGCGGGAAGCCGCCGGTGCCCTCGTTCGCCGACGGGCTGTACGTGCAAAGCGTGCTCAGCGCCGTCGAGGACAGTGCGCGCAACAAGTCCGCATGGACTGTCGTGACCCAGGAGGCGCTATGA